Proteins encoded within one genomic window of Pieris rapae chromosome 1, ilPieRapa1.1, whole genome shotgun sequence:
- the LOC110991989 gene encoding ras-related protein Rab-1A yields MNPEYDYLFKLLLIGDSGVGKSCLLLRFADDTYTESYISTIGVDFKIRTVELDGKTIKLQIWDTAGQERFRTITSSYYRGAHGIIIVYDCTDQDSFSNVKQWLEEIDRYACDNVNKLLVGNKCDLTTKKAVDYTTANQYAEQLGIPFLETSAKNSTNVEQAFMTMAAEIKARVGPPSAGSPTSSMSVKIDQGRPIDTGKSSCC; encoded by the exons ATGAATCCAGAATA CGACTACTTGTTCAAGCTTTTGTTGATCGGCGATTCCGGGGTGGGAAAATCGTGTCTTTTGTTGAGATTTGCAGATGACACATACACAGAGAGCTACATAAGTACTATTGGTGTGGACTTTAAGATAAGGACTGTAGAATTAGATGGCaagacaataaaattacaaatatggGATACAGCAGGACAGGAGCGGTTTAGAACAATCACATCATCATACTACAGAGGAGCCCATGGAATCATCATCGTTTACGATTGTACAGAccag gatTCATTTAGCAATGTGAAGCAATGGTTGGAGGAAATTGACCGCTATGCATGTGATAATGTCAATAAGCTGCTGGTCGGCAACAAGTGTGATCTCACTACAAAGAAAGCTGTTGATTATACTACAGCCAAT cAATATGCTGAACAGCTAGGTATTCCATTCTTGGAGACCAGCGCGAAGAACTCCACGAATGTTGAGCAAGCGTTCATGACGATGGCCGCTGAGATTAAGGCGCGCGTTGGTCCGCCATCTGCCGGTTCACCGACATCCAGTATGTCCGTCAAAATCGACCAGGGAAGGCCCATTGATACTGGCAAGTCGTCTTGCTGCTGA
- the LOC110991990 gene encoding uncharacterized protein LOC110991990, producing the protein MRRGHQGIGGWRSENPRIFRQRNCGNSPYRTQRNYNQLNTSRYLGSRPYRPHITSHVGNNHGNQDHEWTRYRQESQFSFARAKNKEPYQKSFMKESKHGDSSSNYEGSSHNSERYLINNMGDIDQRQIIQNRIHTISPWIHDVEERNYINTYNDKSNQYNKHQSDYAGHRPPSSDHYGGNPVSTNENSNTFSRSVDDTVNIIRKRLLNREETHQTNEDIKDNENHNMEENMKSIERYSQYDQNLIKKKTPKPRKVSCERIKNKIVHQLFKMDKEKIHKLLENPNSSTKFEYALNSLLTESQNSFNRHKRSVAEKSLCSSSKDFMQNDNNTIYEDTFMKQMQCILDPQDTILLEDIKPVVMAELNNLLQFNEIDSRYTYDHSTNYSYHNDNDAAEKYPQDNHTYNYSNKQEHDSYYENFEVEVSNLTSEDSMPLYERRVRNKSITFSSDTKTETGWRSSTAIETEWNKPWDADNKSVSPRNELSKSSDQSTPLFETNAESLEEEDTFAELDRQYHVVVDHNFIEDDELSNPIQFSPSSQRQIQNDTLTGHVINKEMNILKPPEINETHLKDEIVNFGSIKHKSFRVPITEVNGEEKSYDQSMTWSVTTEAEENKSLDIETKTKTNELIHSEATETSTLTSNSRKRSIEQRPSHRKEKRKKSLDKDENKKICQEKVAGVINKDKISSNTETMLKYESKTSSDSKQNKEKNFHSDNNKQITHDRNSSEKYVKDKETPIKSKTCEDRKRQDSTSSNHSTSPKNIASVPPTSSTKADSKSSLKSIDMFTEVPKKVNIHQAFRNTAVNKTGKQIAQIAPKPLLNSNQKLQKKQECYHGSKKYLSKETQTGKLSITSQFTQTGRKKFVAKSIQVNLQEFENKKSTKSTDALERMKQIDLEIQELLQEKFKLYSSLENTVGTAHIPMQNLGMTVLNVSSFENNKEDNDIENTIVNNFINIPADDLEKNAFESIENHGPSSARSQRRQKQKVSPDLEQNSHVKNRNKAKPLNISLIEQIIADDRPLEDIISLDNLETTPSKYKKKPVKPKKPKKKASSKTKNKYYQVHNRIDLKECYISLLREDLSKYMIGDKVRTEGETDNKSNIDVNEVIQQPDVMENSISPIAEGSDVASTLCEELVEETAASISSEIQFDMLDVSEDIVIGEIDEKAVTEKVQQVPISEEIILDNSQSSIEDNTAPIEIRGGECKLYDYLADENLQRDSLVASGNADAILAIECVGSNFLAAGLDGNVYYFSGDGHLISTLRGSNLAVTCLCVVKEKYGTTVYTGSLDSRIRNYDLETGLEKGPECNVLSPIQTMDRAWDTVFVGTRTGFVLQFECKNNLLIPVSTVKFSDQSILALRAMKEGPRKVLLVAARSENVTIKDAQTGLLLRTLNGPKMTVYTLLYEDGKVYCGTSSHQIQVFDYTSGSHVGTHEGGKGAVCLRAVGGLLFAGCYDGCIYVYREGEPRPFAQLRGPSLMLLCLTIVGTKIIAGFKDRSLYIWKIPLIILQEMIL; encoded by the exons atgaGACGAGGTCATCAAGGTATTGGTGGATGGCGTAGTGAAAACCCACGTATATTTAGACAACGAAACTGTGGTAATTCACCATACCGAACCCAAAGAAACTATAACCAACTAAATACTAGCAG ATATCTAGGATCTAGGCCGTATAGACCACATATCACCTCTCACGTTGGAAATAACCATGGAAATCAAGACCATGAATGGACTAGATATAGACAAGAATCCCAATTTTCATTTGCAAGAGCAAAAAATAAGGAACCATACCAAAAATCTTTTATGAAAGAAAGTAAACATGGAGATAGCTCTAGTAATTATGAAGGGTCTTCTCACAATTCTGAGAGATATTTGATAAACAACATGGGTGATATTGATCAGAGACAAATCATTCAAAATAGAATTCATACTATATCACCTTGGATTCATGATGTTGAAGAaagaaactatattaatacatataatgatAAATCAAATCAGTATAATAAACACCAATCTGACTATGCTGGTCATAGACCACCTTCATCAGACCATTATGGTGGCAATCCTGTATCtacaaatgaaaattcaaACACATTTAGTAGGTCTGTTGATGACacagttaatattataagaaaacgATTATTAAATCGAGAAGAAACCCACCAAACAAATGAAGATATAAAGGATAATGAAAATCATAATATGGAAGAAAACATGAAATCCATAGAGAGGTATAGTCAATATGatcaaaatctaataaagaagaaaacacCTAAGCCAAGAAAAGTGAGTTgtgaaagaattaaaaataaaattgttcatcaattatttaaaatggacaaagaaaaaattcataaattactAGAGAACCCAAATTCTTCTACAAAATTTGAATATGCTCTAAATAGTCTACTAACTGAGTCTCAAAACAGTTTTAACCGACATAAGAGATCTGTAGCTGAGAAATCACTCTGCTCGTCAAGTAAAGATTTTATGCAAAATgacaataacacaatttatGAAGACACTTTTATGAAACAAATGCAATGTATTCTTGATCCACAAGATACTATTTTATTGGAAGATATTAAACCAGTTGTAATGGCAGAGTTAAACAACCTCTTGCAATTCAATGAAATTGATAGTAGATATACTTATGACCACTCCACTAATTATTCCTATCATAATGATAATGATGCAGCTGAAAAATATCCTCAAGATAACCATACATATAACTATTCAAATAAACAAGAGCATGAtagttattatgaaaattttgaaGTAGAGGTGAGTAATCTGACTTCAGAGGATTCTATGCCTTTATATGAAAGAAgagtaagaaataaaagtattacatTCTCGTCTGatacaaaaacagaaacagGTTGGAGATCTTCTACTGCAATTGAAACTGAATGGAACAAACCTTGGGATGCTGATAATAAATCTGTCTCTCCAAGAAATGAATTATCAAAGTCAAGTGACCAAAGTACACCACTCTTTGAAACAAATGCTGAATCTTTAGAAGAGGAAGATACATTTGCTGAGTTAGATAGACAGTATCATGTTGTTGTTGACCATAATTTTATTGAGGATGATGAGTTATCCAACCCAATTCAATTTTCACCTTCATCTCAACgacaaatacaaaatgataCTCTCACAGGTCATGTCATCAATAAAgaaatgaatattttgaaaCCTCCCGAAATAAACGAAACACATCTTAAAGACGAGATAGTCAATTTTGGATCAATAAAACATAAGTCGTTTAGGGTGCCTATAACTGAAGTTAATGGTGAGGAAAAGAGCTATGATCAAAGTATGACATGGTCAGTAACAACAGAAGCtgaagaaaataaatcattggaTATTGAGACAAAAACGAAAACTAATGAGCTTATACATTCAGAAGCAACTGAAACATCAACCCTAACATCTAATTCACGGAAACGATCTATAGAACAAAGACCATCTCATAGAAaagaaaaacgaaaaaaatccCTGGACAaggatgaaaataaaaaaatatgtcaggAAAAGGTTGCTGGtgtcataaataaagataaaatttctaGTAATACTGAAACtatgttaaaatatgaatcaaaAACTTCTTCAGATtccaaacaaaacaaagaaaagaaTTTCCACTcagataacaataaacaaatcacCCATGACAGAAATAGTTCGGAAAAATATGTGAAAGATAAAGAAACACCCATTAAATCAAAAACTTGTGAAGATAGAAAAAGACAAGACTCTACCTCATCAAATCATTCCACCAGTCCTAAAAATATAGCAAGTGTTCCACCCACATCCTCAACCAAAGCTGATTCGAAATCTTCATTGAAATCTATAGATATGTTTACAGAAGTTcccaaaaaagttaatattcaTCAAGCATTCAGAAACACAGCTGTTAATAAAACAGGCAAACAAATAGCTCAGATAGCCCCTAAacctttattaaattctaatcagaaattacaaaaaaagcaGGAGTGTTATCAtggttcaaaaaaatatttatcaaaagaaACTCAAACGGGTAAACTTTCCATAACATCGCAATTTACACAAACAGGTAGAAAAAAGTTTGTTGCAAAATCTATTCAAGTAAATTTACaggaatttgaaaataaaaaaagtactaaATCCACTGATGCCTTAGAAAGAATGAAACAAATCGATTTAgagatacaagaattgcttcaagaaaaatttaaactatacaGCTCTCTAGAAAACACAGTTGGTACTGCTCACATACCAATGCAAAATTTAGGTATGACTGTGTTAAATGTGAGTtcctttgaaaataataaagaagataatgatatagaaaataccattgttaacaattttataaatattcctgCTGATGACTtagaaaaaaatgcatttgaaAGTATAGAGAATCACGGTCCATCCTCTGCGAGAAGTCAACGACGACAAAAGCAAAAAGTCTCCCCTGATTTAGAACAGAATTCACATGTAAAGAATAGAAACAAAGCTAAACCACTAAATATTTCGCTTATTGAACAGATTATTGCTGACGATAGACCCCTGGAAGATATTATATCACTAGATAATCTTGAGACTACTCCGAGCAAATACAAAAAGAAGCCAGTCAAACCAAAAAAGCCAAAAAAAAAAGCTTcaagtaaaactaaaaataaatattatcaagtACATAATCGGATTGACTTAAAAGAATGTTACATATCATTATTGCGTGAAGATTTGAGTAAGTATATGATTGGTGATAAAGTTAGAACAGAAGGAGAGACAgacaataaaagtaatattgatGTGAATGAAGTTATACAACAACCTGATGTGATGGAAAATTCAATAAGTCCTATTGCAGAAGGATCAGATGTGGCATCAACTTTATGTGAAGAACTTGTGGAGGAAACCGCAGCGAGCATCAGCAGCGAGATTCAATTCGACATGTTGGACGTTTCTGAAGATATTGTTATTGGTGAAATCGACGAGAAAGCTGTAACTGAGAAAGTACAACAAGTGCCAATAAGTGAAGAAATAATTTTGGATAACAGTCAGTCGTCAATAGAGGATAACACGGCGCCGATTGAAATACGAGGCGGTGAATGTAAACTATATGATTATCTGGCTGATGAGAATCTGCAGCGTGACTCACTTGTTGCAAGTGGAAATGCCGATGCCATTCTAGCTATAGAG tgtgTTGGATCAAACTTCTTAGCGGCTGGTCTCGAcggaaatgtttattattttagcggTGACGGACATTTGATCAGCACGCTACGGGGATCTAATTTAGCTGTAACATGCCTTTGTGTAGTAAAAGAGAAGTATGGTACTACGGTGTATACTGGCTCCCTGGATTCACGTATACGTAATTATGATCTAgag ACGGGACTAGAGAAAGGCCCCGAATGTAATGTACTAAGTCCCATACAAACGATGGATCGCGCTTGGGACACGGTATTCGTTGGTACAAGGACTGGTTTTGTACTTCAGTTTGAATGcaaa AACAACTTACTGATACCAGTGAGTACAGTGAAGTTTTCGGACCAATCAATCTTGGCACTGCGGGCAATGAAGGAAGGGCCCAGAAAGGTTTTGTTGGTCGCTGCCCGCTCTGAGAATGTGACAATCAAAGATGCCCAGACTGGCCTCTTACTCCGGACACTCAATGGACCTAAAATGACTGTGTATACCCTGTTGTATGAAGATGGGAAAGTGTATTGTGGAACCAGCAGCCATCAGATACAAGTGTTTGATTATACA agTGGCTCTCATGTCGGAACCCACGAAGGGGGTAAAGGCGCAGTTTGCTTACGGGCGGTGGGAGGACTTTTGTTCGCAGGCTGCTATGATGgatgtatttatgtatatagagAGGGTGAACCCAGGCCTTTCGCACAACTACGCGGACCCAGCCTTATGTTGTTATGTCTGACTATTGTTGGCACTAAG ATTATTGCTGGTTTCAAAGACCGGAGTCTGTACATATGGAAGATaccattaattatattgcaaGAGATGATATTGTAA